From Chryseobacterium sp. IHB B 17019, one genomic window encodes:
- a CDS encoding Omp28-related outer membrane protein, with protein MKKRLLFLSTVTFVLLILFSCRGSESDEGNTTVTYISVASEGGNEKLLGKPFTFKVKDNLNNDITNESKIFVNNQPISGNIFTPTEKGTYSVKASYKDLPVNPISVNVVVNEGVAFKHRILYEDFTGTWCGYCTIALARHDNLTAQTEDYVFIGIHGPEGTTDPWANATSTELETLKNVTEWPAMYINRNTLWPYDSNYTDMSVPLSQLNAYSKIGIKINSSITGNTVNAESKVFFTDNFNNLKIAAFIVEDKLVHNQKNYISALYGGGSTIYNYVHHNVLRDKLTSINGEPIPGAQTTVSNEYSRSFQYNIPSGYNTNNLKIIVMILDGNGTVLNVREEKIGTNNNYEFL; from the coding sequence ATGAAAAAAAGATTATTATTTCTTTCCACAGTGACATTTGTTCTCCTGATTCTCTTTTCCTGTCGGGGTTCAGAGAGCGATGAGGGTAACACAACGGTGACTTATATCTCCGTAGCCTCCGAAGGTGGGAACGAAAAACTATTAGGAAAACCGTTTACTTTTAAGGTAAAAGATAACTTAAACAATGATATCACCAATGAGAGTAAAATATTCGTCAATAATCAACCAATAAGCGGAAATATTTTTACTCCTACAGAAAAAGGAACATATTCTGTAAAGGCAAGCTATAAAGATCTTCCGGTAAACCCTATTTCTGTAAATGTGGTTGTAAATGAAGGAGTTGCCTTTAAACACAGAATCCTCTATGAAGATTTCACAGGAACATGGTGCGGATACTGTACCATTGCTCTGGCAAGACATGACAACCTTACTGCTCAAACAGAAGATTATGTTTTTATAGGAATCCACGGGCCTGAAGGCACTACGGACCCATGGGCCAATGCAACAAGTACAGAACTGGAAACCCTGAAAAACGTTACAGAATGGCCTGCCATGTATATCAACAGGAATACGCTCTGGCCTTATGATTCCAACTACACCGATATGTCGGTTCCATTAAGTCAGCTGAATGCTTACAGTAAAATAGGAATTAAAATAAATTCTTCAATTACCGGAAATACAGTAAATGCAGAATCTAAGGTTTTCTTCACAGACAATTTCAATAATCTGAAAATAGCCGCTTTTATAGTGGAAGACAAGCTGGTGCATAATCAGAAAAACTATATCAGCGCATTATACGGAGGAGGCAGCACGATTTACAATTATGTACATCACAATGTTCTACGTGACAAATTAACATCCATCAACGGAGAGCCAATTCCGGGTGCACAAACGACCGTTTCGAATGAATATTCAAGATCTTTCCAATACAATATTCCATCCGGATATAATACCAACAACCTGAAAATCATAGTGATGATATTAGACGGAAACGGAACCGTACTCAATGTACGTGAGGAAAAAATAGGTACAAACAACAACTACGAATTTTTATAA
- a CDS encoding TlpA family protein disulfide reductase, translated as MKKLILTGLLLSFSTYYAQQIPNVSISNLNGEKLNISKINSSEPVVMSFWATWCLPCMEELNTINEKIEDWQKEAKFKMYAVSTDDARTTSKVKTVVKSKGWSYNILLDPNQTLKRSLNINSIPHTILVHKGKVVYSHIGYSAGDEDELIAKIKECNNNL; from the coding sequence ATGAAGAAATTAATACTCACGGGTTTGTTATTAAGTTTTAGCACGTATTATGCTCAGCAAATCCCAAATGTGTCTATCAGTAACCTGAATGGCGAGAAGCTGAATATTTCAAAAATAAATTCCTCAGAGCCTGTGGTTATGAGCTTTTGGGCAACATGGTGTCTACCTTGTATGGAAGAGCTAAATACGATTAATGAAAAAATTGAAGACTGGCAAAAAGAGGCGAAATTCAAAATGTACGCAGTTTCTACAGATGACGCCCGAACGACTTCAAAAGTGAAAACGGTTGTGAAAAGTAAAGGCTGGTCTTATAATATATTACTGGACCCGAATCAGACGCTGAAAAGAAGCTTGAATATTAATAGTATTCCTCATACAATCCTGGTTCATAAAGGGAAAGTAGTGTATTCACATATAGGATATTCTGCTGGTGATGAAGATGAACTGATTGCAAAAATTAAAGAATGTAACAATAATCTTTAA
- a CDS encoding DUF6029 family protein, producing MHNKLITGTLLLFSAQLLCQLTVNLESNSQYYIDDNKIKLSEAEVAQRFRSNNYLNASYKLKDFTFGAQLESYEPEALLNYNPAFKKTNIGTYYINYSNEKSGIDATVGHFYEQFGSGLALRLWEDKQLGIANSLLGGKIKYTDPAQIVTLKALLGKQRTGFGLTEGLIGGLDAEVRLDSLMKSNKLRTSVGFSYVSKNEDNKENDLNPKNVSIYGSRIKMEYSKFAMEFEYLYKTKDNIKQVTTLDPNNIFSGNAYYLNLSYATNNFGIIANFRRLENFNFYSQRNQIGNIYNNAVLNYVPSLTKQFDYSLANIYVYQAQPQLTFLSQKKAGEIGSQFDIFYKIKKGTLLGGKYGTDLSLNISNWYGLKGKYRSYINDDNSYETEFLKLGEKYYSDQSLDIRTRLKENWKIALVFINQYYNTYRTEETTGEVKAQTVVLDNIYRFPKSSIKIELQHQWADGYHGNWAAGLAEYNFKKHWSVFINDLYNYGNSDKEKQMHYYTGGLVFRKNSTRIQASYGRQRGGLLCVGGVCRFVPESAGFSLGISTNY from the coding sequence ATGCATAACAAATTAATTACAGGGACACTATTACTTTTTAGTGCCCAATTACTTTGCCAGTTGACCGTAAATTTAGAATCAAATTCTCAATATTATATTGATGATAACAAGATTAAGCTTTCTGAAGCGGAAGTGGCGCAACGTTTTAGATCAAATAATTATCTCAATGCCAGTTATAAGTTAAAAGATTTCACATTTGGGGCACAGCTTGAATCCTACGAGCCTGAAGCACTTCTGAATTACAATCCTGCTTTCAAAAAAACTAATATAGGAACGTATTATATTAATTATTCCAACGAAAAATCGGGTATAGATGCTACTGTCGGCCATTTTTATGAACAATTTGGAAGTGGTCTGGCGCTGCGGCTTTGGGAAGATAAGCAGTTGGGAATTGCCAATTCACTTTTAGGAGGAAAAATTAAATATACAGATCCGGCGCAAATTGTTACATTAAAAGCGCTCCTCGGAAAACAAAGAACAGGATTTGGCTTAACGGAAGGACTTATTGGAGGTCTGGATGCTGAGGTAAGACTGGATTCTCTGATGAAATCCAATAAGTTGAGAACGAGTGTCGGTTTCAGCTATGTCAGTAAAAATGAAGATAATAAAGAAAACGATCTTAATCCTAAAAATGTAAGTATTTACGGGAGCCGCATAAAGATGGAATATTCTAAATTCGCCATGGAATTTGAATATCTGTACAAAACCAAAGATAATATAAAGCAGGTGACAACGCTGGATCCTAATAATATTTTCTCCGGAAATGCTTATTATCTTAATCTCTCGTATGCGACCAATAATTTTGGAATTATTGCAAATTTCAGAAGGCTGGAAAATTTCAATTTTTACTCCCAAAGAAACCAGATCGGAAATATTTATAATAATGCTGTTCTTAATTATGTTCCCTCACTTACAAAACAATTCGACTATAGCCTTGCGAACATCTATGTTTACCAGGCCCAGCCGCAGCTTACCTTCCTTTCTCAGAAAAAAGCAGGAGAAATAGGCTCGCAGTTCGACATTTTTTATAAAATCAAAAAAGGAACCCTTTTAGGTGGAAAATACGGGACAGATTTATCACTTAACATATCAAATTGGTATGGCCTGAAAGGCAAATACCGATCTTACATCAACGATGACAACAGCTATGAAACAGAATTTTTAAAGCTGGGCGAAAAATATTATTCTGATCAGAGCCTGGATATCAGAACCAGGTTGAAAGAAAACTGGAAGATTGCCCTCGTTTTTATTAATCAATATTACAATACGTATCGTACAGAAGAAACAACGGGGGAGGTAAAAGCACAAACTGTGGTTTTGGATAATATTTACAGATTTCCAAAAAGCTCTATAAAGATTGAGCTGCAACACCAATGGGCAGACGGATATCACGGAAATTGGGCCGCAGGTTTGGCGGAGTATAATTTTAAAAAACATTGGTCCGTATTTATCAATGATTTATACAATTACGGAAATTCTGATAAAGAAAAACAGATGCATTATTATACCGGAGGGCTGGTTTTCAGGAAAAACAGCACAAGAATTCAGGCGTCTTACGGCAGGCAGCGCGGAGGATTGTTGTGTGTAGGTGGAGTTTGCAGATTTGTTCCGGAAAGTGCAGGGTTTTCGCTTGGTATTAGCACCAATTATTAA